A stretch of the Ornithodoros turicata isolate Travis chromosome 4, ASM3712646v1, whole genome shotgun sequence genome encodes the following:
- the LOC135390848 gene encoding A disintegrin and metalloproteinase with thrombospondin motifs adt-1-like: protein MCTSHVYVTLLGYLLVYSLQVLQRCAGTEITEGSSPEPAVVHVKYPVVSIRTPERLFYIQVKEDVHTTLVDFPGAPPGCNYRGELLDHKSSGGGGGGTAAVTACHETAAGPQVHAMIITKDSVYMLEPAASSVQGNMDHVLVKGNLAAAERFCGFNASLSRRRKRETKMNIEVGVFVDKAMAKSLETREALTNKVLAMMNQVQLIYNYKTLNPNFDIIIVRYQVLEKDAPSTAGGDIDSYLDNFCHWQCAKNADKKWDHAILLTGLDLYKETGSSRNTKVLGLAWVNGMCRCMYSCTINEGKSFEAAFVIAHEMGHSLGMQHDGTGNDCDRDKYIMSDRTGAGKTNWSPCSNKYLQRFLQRPSSVCLSNAGKPESPEVDLKRQKLLPGEAFPAEDQCRMALGERHKPYRGSKSPFNDVCRELWCLDGSWATPAHPALDGTTCATGKYCREGACVTKPQSGSGTRNEPQASTRTTTTTRRTTTTRRTTTTWTTTRRPTGRTPYGINFRGFFDDLLDRFGDLLNFRG, encoded by the exons ATGTGCACCTCACACGTCTATGTTACGCTCCTAGGATATCTTCTTGTGTACAGTCTGCAAGTTTTACAG CGTTGCGCCGGAACAGAAATAACCGAAGGCTCATCCCCAGAACCAGCCGTAGTCCACGTCAAGTACCCTGTTGTATCGATACGGACACCCGAGAGGCTCTTCTACATCCAAGTGAAGGAGGACGTCCACACCACTTTGGTGGACTTTCCTGGAGCACCACCGGGATGCAACTACAGGGGCGAGCTTCTGGACCACAAGTCTtcagggggaggaggaggaggcacTGCAGCTGTGACGGCGTGTCACGAGACGGCAGCAGGGCCACAAGTTCACGCTATGATCATCACGAAAGACTCCGTCTACATGTTAGAGCCTGCGGCAAGTTCCGTCCAG GGAAACATGGACCACGTCCTGGTCAAAGGAAATTTGGCAGCAGCGGAGAGGTTCTGCGGCTTCAATGCGTCGCTCAGTAGGAGAAGAAAACGGGAGACAAAGATGAACATTGAAGTCGGCGTGTTTGTCGATAAAGCCATGGCAAAATCATTGGAGACACGAGAAGCTCTCACCAACAAAGTCCTGGCAATGATGAACCAAGTGCAACTCATCTACAACTACAAGACACTGAATCCCAACTTTGACATTATCATCGTCAGGTATCAAGTGCTCGAGAAG GATGCGCCGTCGACCGCCGGCGGTGACATCGATTCGTACCTGGACAACTTCTGCCACTGGCAATGTGCGAAGAACGCGGACAAGAAATGGGATCACGCCATATTACTCACAGGGCTGGATCTCTACAAAGAGACCGGATCTTCGAGAAATACGAAG GTACTGGGCCTGGCTTGGGTGAACGGTATGTGCAGATGCATGTACTCTTGTACCATCAACGAGGGCAAGAGCTTCGAGGCTGCTTTCGTCATTGCGCACGAGATGGGTCATTCTCTCGGAATGCAACACGATGGGACGGGGAACGACTGCGACAGAGACAAGTACATCATGTCGGACAGAACCGGTGCTGGAAAGACAAACTGGTCACCGTGCAGCAATAAGTACTTACAGAGGTTCCTACA ACGCCCTTCATCGGTTTGCCTGAGCAACGCGGGCAAACCCGAGTCCCCGGAAGTGGACCTGAAAAGACAGAAGCTGCTTCCAGGCGAAGCGTTTCCGGCTGAAGATCAATGCCGAATGGCGCTCGGAGAAAGACATAAACCATATAGGGGTTCTAAGAGTCCCTTCAAC GATGTATGTAGGGAGTTATGGTGTCTGGATGGATCGTGGGCTACACCAGCGCATCCGGCCCTGGACGGCACCACATGTGCAACGGGAAAG TACTGCCGAGAGGGCGCCTGCGTCACGAAACCACAGAGTGGAAGTGGAACGCGAAATGAACCCCAAGCATCCACAAGGACGACCACGACGACGCGTCGAACGACGACGACGCGTCGAACGACAACGACGTGGACGACGACTCGAAGACCAACTGGACGAACCCCCTACGGAATCAACTTCAGAGGGTTCTTTGATGACTTGTTGGACCGTTTCGGCGACTTACTCAACTTCAGAGGTTGA
- the LOC135390849 gene encoding fizzy-related protein homolog: MIDPEYQKRLLRQHNGQFCIGSNSPEAGSPGESPRSGDRFIPSRAGSNWQVNFARIQENSKCLTPKAKDGSADGNKDSIAYACLVKNEVLGAGIEDVKEQTEERRPLQWSPQQNLFRYGAQRPASESWSPYSLSPVSGKSQKLLSSPRKQARKISKIPFKVLDAPELQDDFYLNLVDWSSTNVLSVGLGACVYLWSACTSQVTRLCDLSGDGDSVTSVAWAERGHLVAVGTHKGLVQVWDVAAAKQTAVLQGHSARVGALAWNGDVLSSGSRDRLVLQRDARAPPGGSERRLQGHRQEVCGLKWSPDNQHLASGGNDNKLLVWNLSSLTPVQSYTEHLAAVKAIAWSPHHHGLLASGGGTADRSIRFWNTLTGQPMQCVDTGSQVCNLAWSKHASELVSTHGYSQNQILVWKYPSLSQVAKLTGHSYRVLYLAMSPDGESIVTGAGDETLRFWNVFSKARSQKEAKSALNLFTSIR; the protein is encoded by the exons ATGATCGACCCGGAGTATCAGAAAAGGCTCTTGAGGCAGCACAACGGACAATTCTGCATCGGTTCAAACTCC CCGGAAGCAGGTTCCCCCGGTGAGAGCCCACGAAGTGGCGATCGCTTCATTCCCAGCCGAGCTGGTTCCAACTGGCAGGTGAACTTTGCTCGCATTCAGGAGAACTCCAAGTGCCTCACTCCGAAAGCCAAAGACGGCAGTGCGGATGGTAACAAGGACAGCATTGCCTATGCCTGCCTCGTCAAGAACGAAGTTCTCGGTGCAGGCATCGAGGATGTCAAG GAACAGACCGAAGAAAGACGACCGCTGCAGTGGTCTCCGCAACAGAATCTCTTCCGGTACGGGGCCCAACGTCCGGCCTCAGAGTCGTGGTCACCATACAGTCTATCGCCGGTCAGTGGAAAGAGTCAAAAGCTGTTGAGCTCACCACGTAAACAGGCTCGCAAGATCTCCAAGATCCCCTTCAAG GTTCTCGATGCGCCAGAGTTGCAGGATGACTTTTATCTCAACCTTGTAGACTGGTCGTCGACCAATGTCCTGAGCGTTGGCCTGGGTGCCTGCGTTTACCTTTGGAGTGCGTGCACATCACAGGTTACCCGGTTATGCGACCTGTCGGGCGACGGGGATTCTGTCACTTCGGTGGCGTGGGCGGAACGGGGGCATCTAGTGGCAGTCGGCACGCATAAGGGCCTTGTGCAg GTATGGGACGTAGCAGCCGCCAAACAGACCGCAGTCCTGCAAGGACACTCCGCTCGCGTTGGCGCACTGGCCTGGAACGGCGACGTGCTCTCCTCGGGATCCCGCGACCGGCTCGTCCTGCAACGGGACGCGCGGGCTCCGCCTGGTGGCTCGGAGCGCAGGTTGCAGGGCCACCGGCAAGAAGTGTGCGGGCTCAAATGGTCCCCCGACAACCAGCACCTCGCGTCGGGTGGCAACGACAACAAGCTACTCGTCTGGAACTTGAGTAGCCTCACCCCTGTACAAAGCTACACCGAACACCTTGCAGCAGTCAAAGCCATCGCGTGGTCACCTCATCACCACGGACTGTTAGCCAGCGGAGGCGGAACTGCGGATCGTTCGATTCGTTTCTGGAACACGCTCACTGGGCAACCGATGCAGTGTGTCGATACGGGCTCTCAG GTATGCAACCTGGCCTGGTCAAAACACGCCTCCGAACTGGTGAGTACCCACGGGTACTCGCAGAACCAGATCCTGGTCTGGAAATACCCTTCCCTGAGCCAAGTGGCCAAACTGACGGGCCACTCGTACAGGGTACTGTACCTGGCCATGTCCCCGGATGGAGAGAGCATAGTCACGGGCGCGGGTGACGAAACCCTACGCTTCTGGAATGTCTTCAGCAAGGCTCGATCGCAAAAGGAAGCCAAGTCCGCTCTCAACTTATTCACCAGCATCAGATGA
- the LOC135390852 gene encoding serine palmitoyltransferase 1-like, with protein MVVNATWELYEMFQAFLKAPVYHLTLEALLFMWVLWLMLRKSSPVEGANGKLTEKEKDDLIEEWTPDPLVPDTPPDHYAVKPRIVSGKVGTHVIVDGKECINLATHNYLALVEADIAEEAALRGLRKYGVGSCGPRGFFGTVDIHLELESRIAEFMGVEEACLYSFGFSSISSAIPAYAKQGDVIFADEEVNFAIQKGLVASRSLVRYFKHNDMEDLERQLEEEHEKDIKDPSKASVTRRFLVVEGIYANTGDLCPLPKICELRARYKVRLLMDESCSFGVLGKTGRGVREHFNVPNKEIDLMSASLENAVGSYGGFCCGTSYVVDHQRLSGLGYCFSASLPPLQAAVSLAAIDYLSAHLDTIEQLHNNCRSIHEKLKSIPQFVLGGDVISPVKHLYVAAHHPHEMATGLLDSVVQRAWEEGIALTQARYLGEEHLKRAPSIRITVSSALTAEEINKVYDVLCKAAETYL; from the exons ATGGTCGTCAACGCAACATGGGAACTTTACGAAATGTTTCAAGCATTTCTGAAG GCTCCGGTATACCACTTGACTCTGGAAGCACTTCTTTTCATGTGGGTCCTCTGGCTTATGCTGAGAAAGAGCTCACCAGTCGAAGGTGCAAACGGGAAGCTGACCGAAAAG GAAAAGGATGATTTAATAGAAGAGTGGACACCAGATCCTCTAGTCCCAGACACGCCGCCGGATCATTACGCAGTGAAGCCAAGGATTGTCTCAGG GAAGGTTGGCACGCACGTAATTGTGGATGGCAAAGAATGCATCAACCTGGCGACACACAACTACCTGGCCCTCGTTGAAGCCGACATCGCAGAGGAAGCTGCTCTGAGGGGCCTCCGCAAGTACGGCGTTGGCTCGTGTGGCCCGAGGGGCTTTTTCGGCACTGTAG ATATTCATCTGGAACTGGAAAGTAGAATAGCGGAGTTCATGGGTGTAGAAGAGGCCTGTCTCTACTCCTTTGGATTTTCCTCTATATCCAGCGCAATCCCAGCGTACGCCAAGCAAGGCGACGTTATCTTTGC AGATGAGGAAGTAAACTTTGCAATCCAGAAGGGCCTAGTGGCCTCACGCAGCCTGGTCCGTTATTTCAAACACAACGACATGGAAGACCTGGAGAGGCAACTAGAGGAGGAACACGAGAAGGACATCAAGGATCCGAGCAAGGCCTCTGTCACACGGCGCTTCCTTGTTGTGGAAGGCATCTACGCCAACACTGGCGACCTCTGTCCCCTCCCGAAAATTTGTGAGCTGCGTGCTCGGTACAAGGTGCGGCTCCTTATGGATGAGTCCTGCTCGTTTGGCGTGCTCGGGAAGACCGGAAGAGGAGTGCGGGagcactttaacgttcct AACAAGGAGATAGACCTGATGTCCGCCTCCCTAGAAAATGCCGTCGGTTCTTACGGCGGCTTCTGCTGCGGCACGAGCTACGTCGTCGATCACCAG CGTCTCTCTGGCCTGGGCTACTGTTTTTCTGCGTCCCTGCCACCATTACAGGCAGCAGTGTCACTTGCAGCGATCGATTACCTTAGTGCCCATTTGG ATACGATAGAACAGCTACATAACAACTGCAGGAGCATACACGAAAAACTGAAGAG CATTCCGCAGTTTGTACTGGGAGGAGACGTGATCTCCCCGGTGAAGCACCTGTACGTTGCGGCGCACCACCCACACGAAATGGCAACAGGGTTGCTGGACTCTGTTGTGCAACGG GCATGGGAAGAAGGTATTGCATTGACTCAAGCACGGTACTTGGGTGAGGAGCATCTCAAGAGAGCACCGAGCATCAGAATAACGGTCTCCTCTGCCCTCACCGCAGAAGAGATCAACAAAGTGTATGACGTATTGTGCAAGGCAGCCGAAACTTACTTGTAG